From a region of the Candidatus Methylomirabilis limnetica genome:
- a CDS encoding NAD-dependent epimerase/dehydratase family protein — translation MKILVTGGAGFIGSHIVDALVKGGHEVAVVDDLSMGKREQVHPSARFYRVDIRDRQALEEVFRTERPEVVNHHAAQADLRRSMSEPSFDASVNIVGSLNLLEFSLTHKVRKFINISSGGAVYGEPQRLPVDELHPIHPVSVYGVSKYAVEQYLRLFDGFGLDYTILRYANVYGPRQNPAGEAGVVAIFSRQMLAGECPTIFGDGTKTRDYVYVDDIVAANLLAMTEKRASGRSYNVGLGREVSDRQIFELVRRAAGATVEPIAASKRPGEIDRICLDASLAKAELGWEPTIFLEEGISQTVAFYQAEVTHRARESR, via the coding sequence GTGAAAATTCTCGTCACGGGTGGGGCCGGATTTATCGGGTCGCATATTGTAGATGCTTTGGTAAAAGGGGGACATGAGGTCGCTGTGGTAGATGACCTCTCGATGGGGAAACGAGAGCAGGTCCATCCTTCGGCGCGCTTTTACCGGGTGGACATCCGTGACCGTCAGGCACTGGAGGAGGTGTTTCGCACTGAGCGCCCTGAAGTGGTCAATCATCACGCGGCCCAGGCCGACCTGCGCCGGTCGATGAGTGAGCCATCGTTTGATGCGTCCGTGAATATCGTTGGCTCGCTCAATCTGCTCGAGTTCTCCCTTACCCACAAGGTGAGGAAGTTCATTAACATCTCGTCCGGAGGAGCCGTCTATGGCGAACCCCAGCGGCTGCCTGTTGACGAGCTCCATCCGATCCATCCGGTGTCCGTCTACGGGGTGAGTAAGTACGCCGTAGAGCAGTACCTGCGCCTCTTCGATGGGTTCGGGCTGGATTACACGATTTTGCGGTATGCCAATGTCTATGGTCCCCGACAGAATCCTGCTGGAGAGGCCGGCGTCGTAGCGATTTTTAGCCGGCAGATGCTCGCCGGCGAGTGCCCGACGATTTTCGGCGACGGCACCAAGACCCGGGATTACGTCTACGTCGATGACATCGTCGCGGCGAACCTCTTGGCAATGACAGAGAAGCGGGCCTCAGGCCGGAGCTATAATGTGGGCCTGGGGCGCGAGGTAAGCGACCGACAGATCTTTGAGTTGGTACGTAGGGCGGCGGGGGCTACGGTAGAGCCGATTGCCGCATCGAAACGACCCGGAGAGATCGACAGGATCTGCCTGGACGCCTCGTTAGCCAAGGCAGAGTTAGGCTGGGAGCCAACCATTTTCCTTGAGGAGGGAATCTCCCAGACCGTAGCGTTTTATCAGGCGGAGGTGACCCATCGCGCAAGAGAAAGCCGTTGA
- a CDS encoding undecaprenyl-phosphate glucose phosphotransferase: MLKRHSQFLESLMLFADLLAISASWLGTYYFRFYLGLVPVYRGIPDARPYLLLLGLIVIVWGVAFKAFGLYRPRRISSRLAEVRDIAKACTVAVLILVAATFFLKPFEVSRLVILYFWIFSILSVSLIRSVFREGLRLMRRRGYNLRHILIVGEGALARKVIERIHARPELGLHIMGLLVGDPRMVGEQVAGLTALGTYEQAGEIVGELSIDRIFIAIPLETYGRMEGILRSLEDGIADINVVPDLYQYMTLRGGVEDFDGLPLISLQDSPTFGWSLVGKRMIDIVLASVALLITGPLLLLVAAIIKLTSPGPVLYRQERMGLDGRTFQMLKFRSMQTDAEDDTGPVWAARGDGRRTVIGALLRRTSLDELPQLFNVLKGEMSLVGPRPERPVFIEEFRKQIPRYMLRHKVKAGLTGWAQVNGWRGDTSVEKRIECDLFYIENWSLFFDLRILCLSLWKGFIHKNAM; this comes from the coding sequence ATGCTGAAGCGCCACAGTCAGTTCCTCGAAAGTCTCATGCTTTTCGCAGACCTGCTGGCGATCAGCGCCAGTTGGCTCGGTACGTACTATTTCCGCTTTTATTTAGGCCTGGTTCCCGTCTACCGTGGTATCCCTGACGCTCGCCCGTACCTCTTGCTGCTGGGCCTCATCGTTATCGTCTGGGGTGTCGCCTTTAAGGCTTTTGGGTTGTATCGCCCGAGGCGAATCTCATCGCGCCTTGCCGAAGTCAGGGATATCGCCAAGGCCTGTACCGTCGCGGTCTTGATTCTCGTCGCGGCGACCTTCTTTCTCAAGCCGTTCGAGGTCTCGCGGTTGGTGATTCTCTACTTCTGGATCTTCAGCATCCTGTCAGTCAGCTTGATCAGGAGCGTTTTCCGCGAGGGGCTTCGTTTGATGAGGCGCAGGGGGTATAACCTCCGCCATATCCTGATTGTCGGAGAGGGGGCGTTGGCGCGGAAGGTCATCGAGAGGATCCATGCGCGCCCGGAGTTGGGTCTTCACATCATGGGGTTGCTGGTCGGCGATCCGAGGATGGTGGGGGAACAGGTGGCGGGGTTGACGGCCCTTGGCACCTACGAGCAGGCAGGGGAGATAGTGGGCGAGCTGTCGATCGATAGGATTTTTATCGCCATTCCGCTGGAGACCTACGGACGGATGGAAGGAATCCTTAGAAGCCTGGAGGATGGGATCGCGGACATCAACGTTGTTCCGGACCTCTACCAGTACATGACCTTACGGGGAGGGGTGGAGGATTTCGACGGTCTTCCCCTGATCAGCCTGCAGGACTCGCCCACTTTTGGCTGGAGCCTAGTCGGCAAGAGGATGATAGATATCGTACTGGCGAGCGTGGCCCTCCTGATCACCGGGCCGTTACTGCTTCTTGTCGCGGCTATCATCAAGCTGACCTCTCCTGGTCCGGTTCTCTACCGCCAGGAACGGATGGGCCTGGACGGTAGGACCTTCCAGATGCTGAAGTTCCGATCGATGCAGACCGATGCAGAAGATGACACCGGTCCGGTCTGGGCCGCACGCGGTGATGGGCGTCGGACGGTGATCGGCGCATTGCTCCGAAGAACTTCGCTGGATGAGCTGCCGCAATTGTTCAATGTGCTGAAAGGGGAGATGAGCCTCGTTGGTCCCCGACCGGAGCGGCCGGTCTTTATAGAGGAGTTTCGAAAGCAGATCCCTCGCTATATGCTCCGACATAAGGTGAAAGCCGGCCTCACTGGGTGGGCTCAGGTCAACGGGTGGAGGGGTGATACCTCAGTCGAGAAACGAATCGAGTGTGACCTGTTCTATATTGAGAACTGGTCATTGTTCTTCGATCTGAGAATCCTCTGCCTAAGCTTGTGGAAGGGCTTCATCCACAAAAATGCTATGTGA
- a CDS encoding glycosyltransferase, translated as MLDEAKVALIHDWLTGMRGGERCLEALCELFPGADIFTLLHVKGSASKTIEERRIRTSAIQALPFAASRYRYYLPLFPWAIEQLKLDGYDLILSSSHCVAKGVRPPPEALHIAYVYTPMRYIWDMQDAYVGSGRMGPVSRLMLRAIAGRLRRWDIAVNIRIDHFVAISHHVADRIRRHYRREAEVIYPPVETARFHIAERTDDYYLVAGAMAPYKRIDLAIEAFNHLRRHLVIVGEGQESQRLRRMAGPTIEFLGWRPDSEVADLLSRCRALIFPGEEDFGILPVEAMASGRPVIAYGKGGVTETVVPLNSFEFRVSSLESRTSANPKPETRNPKPEAPTGIFFYEQTIEAVIQAIDLFERSADRFDPEALRTHALTFDRSIFEKRIATYIAERFEEWKRGGRRRSC; from the coding sequence ATGTTGGATGAGGCAAAGGTTGCGCTGATTCACGATTGGCTGACCGGGATGCGGGGGGGAGAGCGATGCCTGGAGGCGCTCTGTGAGCTCTTTCCGGGAGCGGATATTTTCACCCTGCTGCATGTGAAGGGAAGCGCATCGAAGACCATCGAAGAACGGCGAATCCGGACGTCGGCTATCCAGGCGTTGCCGTTTGCCGCCAGCCGCTATCGCTACTATCTGCCCCTATTTCCGTGGGCCATCGAGCAGCTCAAACTCGATGGGTACGATCTGATCCTGTCGAGCAGCCACTGCGTGGCCAAGGGGGTCAGACCCCCGCCAGAGGCTCTTCACATTGCGTATGTGTACACCCCCATGCGCTACATCTGGGACATGCAGGATGCCTATGTGGGCTCTGGCCGAATGGGTCCGGTGTCTAGACTTATGTTACGCGCTATCGCCGGACGCTTGCGACGGTGGGATATCGCGGTCAACATCAGGATCGATCACTTCGTCGCCATCTCCCATCATGTAGCGGATCGGATCCGACGCCATTACAGGCGTGAGGCTGAGGTGATCTATCCTCCGGTCGAGACCGCGCGCTTTCATATCGCCGAGCGGACGGACGACTACTACCTGGTGGCCGGAGCCATGGCTCCGTATAAGCGGATCGATCTCGCCATTGAGGCTTTCAACCATCTGCGACGACACCTGGTGATCGTGGGTGAAGGTCAGGAGAGCCAACGACTGCGGCGCATGGCCGGTCCCACCATCGAATTTCTGGGGTGGCGTCCGGACAGCGAGGTTGCCGACCTTCTGAGCCGCTGTCGCGCGCTGATATTTCCAGGTGAGGAGGATTTTGGTATCCTGCCGGTTGAGGCCATGGCCAGCGGCCGGCCGGTAATCGCGTATGGCAAGGGTGGGGTGACGGAAACCGTTGTCCCGTTAAACAGTTTCGAGTTTCGAGTTTCGAGTTTGGAGTCAAGAACGTCTGCGAACCCGAAACCCGAAACCCGAAACCCGAAACCCGAGGCCCCCACCGGCATTTTCTTCTACGAGCAGACCATTGAGGCGGTGATCCAGGCTATCGACCTGTTCGAGCGATCAGCCGATCGGTTCGATCCAGAGGCGCTTCGCACGCATGCCCTTACATTCGATCGCTCGATTTTCGAAAAACGGATCGCGACGTATATTGCTGAACGCTTCGAGGAATGGAAGCGTGGGGGACGCCGTCGATCATGCTGA